A genomic segment from Ramlibacter agri encodes:
- a CDS encoding WD40/YVTN/BNR-like repeat-containing protein has protein sequence MRQPLALLLAAGIAAGAVAQATTAAPARDVLDTPALATKLADRALLNALAQAGKRIVAVGQRGHVLLSDDGGKTWQQAEVPVSADLVAVHFPTPDQGWAVGHDGVILHSADGGRSWKKQRDGRPDSADVPLLDVWFEDAGKGIAVGAFGSALRTADGGAHWEPLPKDAIENPKGLHLYAVRGIGSDLWMAGEQGLLLKLDRASGRFVRQAQPYEGTLFGVTGTPQVVVAFGLRGNAVRSTDGGATWQAVPTGIPSGLTAGAVDAQGRILLAGQAGQLLVSEDGASFRPIALQRPAPAAALLSLGSAVLVAGPRGVQLQQLP, from the coding sequence ATGCGACAGCCGCTCGCGCTGCTGCTCGCGGCCGGCATCGCCGCCGGCGCGGTGGCCCAGGCGACCACCGCGGCCCCGGCGCGCGACGTGCTCGACACGCCCGCGCTGGCCACGAAGCTGGCAGACCGCGCCCTGCTGAACGCGCTGGCGCAGGCCGGCAAGCGCATCGTCGCCGTCGGCCAGCGGGGCCACGTCCTGCTGTCCGACGACGGCGGCAAGACCTGGCAGCAGGCCGAGGTGCCGGTGAGCGCCGACCTCGTCGCCGTGCACTTCCCCACGCCGGACCAGGGCTGGGCCGTCGGCCACGACGGCGTGATCCTGCACAGCGCCGATGGCGGCCGCAGCTGGAAGAAGCAGCGCGACGGCCGCCCCGACAGCGCCGACGTGCCGCTGCTGGACGTGTGGTTCGAGGACGCCGGCAAGGGCATCGCGGTCGGCGCCTTCGGCTCCGCCCTGCGCACCGCCGACGGTGGCGCGCACTGGGAACCGCTGCCCAAGGACGCCATCGAGAACCCGAAGGGCCTGCACCTGTACGCGGTGCGCGGCATCGGCAGCGACCTGTGGATGGCCGGCGAGCAAGGGCTGCTGCTCAAGCTCGATCGCGCCAGCGGCCGCTTCGTGCGGCAGGCGCAGCCTTACGAAGGCACGCTGTTCGGCGTGACCGGAACGCCGCAGGTGGTGGTGGCCTTCGGCCTGCGCGGCAACGCCGTGCGCAGCACCGATGGCGGCGCGACGTGGCAGGCCGTGCCGACGGGCATCCCGTCCGGGCTGACGGCCGGTGCCGTGGATGCGCAAGGGCGCATCCTGCTGGCGGGCCAGGCCGGCCAGCTGCTGGTGAGCGAGGACGGCGCGAGCTTCCGTCCGATCGCGTTGCAGCGGCCCGCGCCGGCTGCGGCGCTGTTGTCCCTCGGGTCCGCCGTGCTGGTGGCGGGGCCGCGCGGCGTGCAGCTGCAGCAGCTGCCGTAG
- a CDS encoding trypsin-like peptidase domain-containing protein has protein sequence MAESLLMSVTRLSTFLGDRVLTAGSGFFYESKSRLYLVTSRHVFIDEAAQHRPDRVEFVVHTDATNLARWQSVSMPLYQGGRAAWRQAMDSGGEIDVAAIEVNRALLPADFHVRCFRPESLPADLDIAEVGTPLLLVGFPLGFYDTVHHLPVVRQAIVASSFGVRFQGQGYFLTDARMHRGASGAPVVLRRGEGKFPWALLGVHSSRLDMGNRDVMQDESLGLNCAWYSDVLKTLVP, from the coding sequence GTGGCCGAATCGCTCCTGATGTCCGTGACTCGTCTCTCGACGTTCCTGGGAGATCGCGTGCTGACCGCGGGGTCCGGCTTCTTCTACGAGAGCAAATCGCGGCTCTACCTCGTGACGAGCCGCCACGTGTTCATCGACGAGGCCGCGCAACACCGGCCGGACCGGGTCGAGTTCGTGGTCCACACGGACGCCACGAACCTGGCGCGCTGGCAGTCGGTTTCCATGCCGTTGTACCAGGGTGGAAGGGCGGCATGGCGGCAGGCCATGGATTCCGGAGGCGAGATCGACGTCGCCGCGATCGAGGTGAACAGGGCCCTGCTCCCCGCCGACTTCCATGTGAGGTGCTTCCGGCCCGAAAGCCTTCCGGCCGACCTCGACATCGCTGAGGTGGGTACGCCGCTCCTGCTCGTGGGCTTTCCGCTGGGCTTCTACGACACGGTCCACCACCTCCCGGTGGTTCGCCAAGCCATCGTCGCATCGTCCTTCGGTGTCCGGTTCCAGGGACAGGGCTATTTCCTCACCGACGCCCGGATGCACCGCGGTGCCAGCGGCGCGCCCGTCGTGCTGCGGCGTGGGGAAGGCAAATTTCCGTGGGCGCTGCTTGGCGTGCACTCCTCCCGGCTGGACATGGGGAACCGGGATGTGATGCAAGACGAGTCGCTGGGGCTCAACTGCGCCTGGTACTCGGATGTGCTGAAGACCCTGGTTCCGTGA
- a CDS encoding DUF1329 domain-containing protein → MRLKLTLVAAAAATLLPWAASAAVSADEAKALGTTLTAIGADKAASKDGQIPAYTGGLTQAPAGYKAGDGIRPNPFAGEKPTLVIDAKNMGQYGDKLTEGAKALLKAYPTFRMDVYPTHRTVAFPKFVTDNTVKNATKTRTLNGGVSIEGAHAGFPFPIPKTGYEAMWNHLVRFNGVAYESKYRNITVDASGRPTLAVEGQSVQEFPFWDVTKPEAETYWRMKLMYTGPARRNGEGLLLVDPLDIGSKERRAWTYLPGQRRVKVAPDLAHDTPNPGTAGSTTFDDTFIFNGAMDRFDFKLVGKKEMYVPYNDYQAVYQAKQDDLFKPNHLNPDMVRWELHRVWVVEATLKADKRHVYSKRTFFLDEDSWAALASDGYDQRGQLYRAGFAYMAPSYDVPAPYTDMFGHYDLVSRIYSVTGYIAETGGLKQTKPLSDREWTPDSLAGAGIR, encoded by the coding sequence ATGCGTTTGAAGCTCACGCTGGTGGCGGCCGCGGCCGCCACCCTGCTGCCCTGGGCCGCGTCCGCCGCCGTGTCGGCCGACGAAGCCAAGGCCCTGGGCACCACCCTCACCGCCATCGGCGCCGACAAGGCCGCCAGCAAGGACGGCCAGATCCCCGCCTACACCGGCGGCCTCACCCAGGCCCCGGCCGGCTACAAGGCCGGCGACGGCATCCGCCCGAACCCCTTCGCCGGCGAGAAGCCCACGCTGGTCATCGACGCGAAGAACATGGGCCAGTACGGCGACAAGCTGACCGAAGGCGCCAAGGCGCTGCTGAAGGCCTACCCGACCTTCCGCATGGACGTCTACCCGACGCACCGCACGGTGGCCTTCCCCAAGTTCGTCACCGACAACACGGTGAAGAACGCGACGAAGACCAGGACGCTGAACGGCGGCGTGTCGATCGAGGGCGCCCACGCCGGCTTCCCCTTCCCGATTCCCAAGACCGGGTATGAGGCGATGTGGAACCACCTGGTGCGCTTCAACGGCGTCGCCTACGAGTCCAAGTACCGCAACATCACCGTGGACGCGAGCGGCCGCCCGACCCTGGCCGTGGAAGGCCAGAGCGTGCAGGAGTTCCCGTTCTGGGACGTCACCAAGCCCGAGGCCGAGACCTACTGGCGCATGAAGCTGATGTACACGGGCCCGGCCCGCCGCAACGGCGAAGGCCTGCTGCTGGTCGACCCGCTGGACATCGGCAGCAAGGAGCGCCGTGCCTGGACCTACCTGCCCGGCCAGCGCCGCGTGAAGGTGGCCCCGGACCTCGCGCACGACACGCCGAACCCCGGCACCGCCGGCTCGACGACCTTCGACGACACCTTCATCTTCAACGGCGCCATGGACCGCTTCGACTTCAAGCTGGTCGGCAAGAAGGAGATGTACGTCCCCTACAACGACTACCAGGCGGTGTACCAGGCCAAGCAGGACGACCTGTTCAAGCCCAACCACCTGAACCCCGACATGGTGCGCTGGGAGCTGCACCGCGTGTGGGTCGTCGAAGCGACGCTGAAGGCCGACAAGCGCCACGTGTACAGCAAGCGCACCTTCTTCCTGGACGAGGACTCGTGGGCGGCCCTGGCCTCCGACGGCTACGACCAGCGCGGCCAGCTGTATCGCGCCGGCTTCGCCTACATGGCCCCCAGCTACGACGTGCCGGCGCCCTACACCGACATGTTCGGCCACTACGACCTGGTCTCGCGCATCTACTCCGTCACCGGCTACATCGCCGAGACCGGCGGCCTGAAGCAGACCAAGCCGCTGTCCGACCGCGAGTGGACCCCCGACTCGCTGGCCGGCGCCGGCATCCGCTGA
- a CDS encoding efflux RND transporter permease subunit, with translation MHACTAPGGLAGDAADHRVDAATGSLIERLVFNNRRVVLVACLLVTLALAALAGWRLTLNASFDKMIPRSHPFIQNYLANRVELRGLGDSLRIVVENPKGTIYDKAYLDALRKINDELFLTPGVDRAWQKSLWAPGVRWTEVTEEGFRGGPVMPDNFDGSPRATEQLKANIARSGLVGSLVGNDFKSSMIVVPLMEKDAAGKPVDYHALSHAIDHIRERYEAQGEQAPVRIRAIGFAKLAGDLMDGLLQVALYFALAALTAAIIIWLYTRCVRSTLLVLGCSLIAVTWQLGLVTALGMQLDPYSILVPFLVFAIGVSHGAQKMNGIMQDIARGASALSAARLTFRRLFLAGLTALLADAVGFGVLMVIDIPVIRELALSASLGVAVLIATNLILLPVLLSYVGVSEGAARRALAAEAAQPRGLARMFHGLEWFTTPRGAALAVVAALILGSVGYAMSLRLKIGDLDAGAPELRPGSRYNVDDAYVNGHYTLSSDTFAVIVKTEKEGCLKYATLVEADRLAWALQQVPGVQTTSALTDAVRRITAGSNEGSPKWLTIARNQDVLNYGAQQASVNNPELFNTDCSVMPVIAYLSDHRAETLDRVVAVAQDFAQAQSNKDRQFLLAAGSAGIEAATNIVVHKAWREMLLLVYAAVALLCFITFRSWRAVVVALVPLMLTSMLCEALMVSLGIGVKVATLPVVALGVGIGVDYALYLLSVQLAQQRDGVPLGLAYARALRFTGKVVVLVGVTLAAGVATWALSPIKFQGDMGILLAFMFLWNMVGAVVLIPALSHYLLRKA, from the coding sequence ATGCATGCCTGTACCGCCCCCGGCGGCCTGGCGGGTGACGCCGCCGACCACCGCGTCGACGCAGCCACGGGTTCGCTCATCGAGCGCCTGGTGTTCAACAACCGCCGCGTCGTGCTGGTCGCCTGCTTGCTGGTCACGCTGGCGCTGGCGGCGCTAGCCGGCTGGCGGCTCACGCTGAACGCGAGCTTCGACAAGATGATCCCGCGCAGCCACCCGTTCATCCAGAACTACCTGGCCAACCGGGTGGAGCTGCGCGGCCTGGGCGACTCGCTGCGCATCGTGGTGGAGAACCCCAAGGGCACGATCTACGACAAGGCCTACCTCGACGCCCTGCGCAAGATCAACGACGAACTGTTCCTCACGCCCGGCGTCGACCGCGCGTGGCAGAAGTCGCTGTGGGCGCCCGGCGTGCGCTGGACCGAAGTGACGGAAGAAGGCTTCCGCGGCGGCCCGGTGATGCCGGACAACTTCGACGGTTCGCCGCGCGCCACCGAGCAGCTGAAGGCCAACATCGCCCGCTCGGGCCTGGTGGGCAGCCTGGTGGGCAACGACTTCAAGTCCAGCATGATCGTCGTGCCGCTGATGGAGAAGGACGCCGCCGGCAAGCCGGTGGACTACCACGCGCTGTCGCACGCCATCGACCACATCCGCGAGCGCTACGAGGCGCAGGGCGAGCAGGCGCCGGTGCGCATCCGCGCGATCGGCTTCGCCAAGCTGGCCGGCGACCTGATGGACGGCCTGCTGCAGGTGGCGCTGTACTTCGCCCTGGCCGCGCTGACGGCCGCCATCATCATCTGGCTGTACACGCGCTGCGTGCGCAGCACCCTGCTGGTGCTGGGCTGCTCGCTCATCGCCGTGACCTGGCAGCTGGGCCTGGTGACGGCGCTGGGCATGCAGCTGGATCCGTACTCGATCCTGGTGCCCTTCCTGGTGTTCGCCATCGGCGTGAGCCATGGCGCACAGAAGATGAACGGCATCATGCAGGACATCGCGCGCGGCGCCTCGGCGCTGTCGGCGGCCCGCCTCACCTTCCGCCGCCTGTTCCTGGCCGGCCTCACGGCGCTGCTGGCCGATGCCGTGGGCTTCGGCGTGCTGATGGTGATCGACATTCCCGTCATCCGCGAACTGGCGCTGTCGGCCAGCCTGGGCGTGGCGGTGCTGATCGCCACCAACCTGATCCTGCTGCCGGTGCTGCTGTCGTACGTGGGCGTGAGCGAAGGCGCCGCGCGCCGCGCGCTGGCCGCCGAAGCGGCGCAGCCGCGCGGCCTGGCCCGCATGTTCCATGGCCTGGAGTGGTTCACCACGCCGCGCGGCGCCGCGCTGGCGGTAGTGGCGGCCTTGATCCTGGGCAGCGTCGGCTACGCCATGAGCCTGCGCCTGAAGATCGGCGACCTCGACGCCGGCGCACCGGAGCTGCGGCCCGGCTCGCGCTACAACGTCGACGACGCCTACGTGAACGGCCACTACACGCTGTCCAGCGACACCTTCGCGGTGATCGTGAAGACCGAGAAGGAAGGCTGCCTGAAGTACGCGACGCTGGTCGAGGCCGACCGGCTGGCCTGGGCGCTGCAGCAGGTTCCCGGCGTGCAGACGACGTCGGCGCTGACCGACGCGGTGCGCCGCATCACCGCCGGCAGCAACGAAGGCAGCCCCAAGTGGCTGACCATCGCGCGCAACCAGGACGTGCTGAACTACGGCGCGCAGCAGGCCAGCGTGAACAACCCCGAGCTGTTCAACACCGACTGCTCGGTGATGCCCGTCATCGCCTACCTGTCCGACCATCGCGCCGAGACGCTGGACCGCGTGGTCGCCGTGGCGCAGGACTTCGCGCAGGCCCAGAGCAACAAGGACCGCCAGTTCCTGCTGGCCGCCGGCAGCGCCGGCATCGAGGCCGCCACCAACATCGTGGTGCACAAGGCCTGGCGCGAGATGCTGCTGCTGGTGTACGCCGCGGTCGCCCTGCTGTGCTTCATCACCTTCCGCAGCTGGCGCGCGGTGGTGGTCGCACTGGTCCCGCTGATGCTGACCTCGATGCTGTGCGAAGCGCTGATGGTGTCGCTGGGCATCGGTGTGAAGGTGGCGACCCTGCCGGTGGTGGCGCTGGGCGTGGGCATCGGCGTGGACTACGCGCTGTACCTGCTGTCGGTGCAGCTCGCGCAGCAACGCGATGGCGTGCCGCTGGGCCTGGCCTATGCGCGCGCGCTGCGCTTCACCGGCAAGGTGGTGGTGCTGGTCGGCGTGACCTTGGCCGCGGGCGTGGCCACCTGGGCGCTGTCGCCGATCAAGTTCCAGGGCGACATGGGCATCCTGCTGGCCTTCATGTTCCTGTGGAACATGGTGGGAGCGGTGGTGCTGATCCCGGCGCTGTCGCACTACCTGCTGCGGAAGGCTTGA